In one window of Methanoculleus thermophilus DNA:
- a CDS encoding NUDIX hydrolase has translation MMEIYRGSRLTVEKKEVTLPSGEKKERVIIHPGGAVAILPVEGETCYLIRQYRFAIDDYIFEAPAGTINEGEEPHETAYRELIEETGMKAERFTPKGWIYPSPGYTDERIWLYLAEGLSPCSDYEKDDDEVIEVVRTPIGDLQEMITDGRIVDAKTICLICRCLQ, from the coding sequence ATGATGGAGATCTACAGGGGTAGCCGGCTCACGGTTGAGAAGAAAGAGGTAACCCTTCCAAGCGGAGAGAAGAAAGAGCGCGTGATCATCCACCCCGGCGGAGCGGTCGCAATCCTCCCGGTCGAGGGGGAGACCTGCTACCTGATCCGGCAGTATCGGTTCGCCATCGACGATTACATCTTCGAGGCACCGGCTGGAACCATCAACGAGGGTGAGGAGCCGCATGAGACCGCGTACCGGGAACTGATCGAGGAGACCGGGATGAAGGCGGAGAGATTCACCCCGAAAGGCTGGATTTATCCCTCTCCCGGCTACACCGACGAGCGGATCTGGCTCTACCTCGCAGAGGGGCTCTCACCCTGCAGTGACTACGAGAAAGACGATGATGAGGTGATCGAGGTCGTCCGCACCCCGATCGGAGATCTCCAGGAAATGATCACCGACGGCAGGATCGTCGATGCGAAGACGATCTGCCTCATCTGCCGGTGCCTGCAGTGA
- the prf1 gene encoding peptide chain release factor aRF-1, whose amino-acid sequence MEETQEMDMARKRYEFKKTLERLAEKEGSGTELITLYIPPDKQISDVTAQLRDEFGQCSNIKSKQTRTNVQSAISSILSRLKYYKRPPENGIAVFCGTINIGGDRTDLQCEIIEPPEPLNTYMYRCSSSFELEPLQQMLGEKEVYGLIVIDRREAYVGFLRGNRIEPVRGVTSTVPGKQRKGGQSSVRFQRLRLIAINEFYKKVGDLATEVFLAEKDFYERFKGVLIGGPTPTKEEFEAGGYLHHELQKRIIGLFDVSYTNESGLAELVENASDALKGLDIIKEKNVMNRFLQELVKDDGAAAYGEESVRKNLELGAVDTLLLSERLRRARVKLACPNSDYTEERTISLEPGKHIKDLDFGTCPNDGGQLYVAEESDIIDELTALADQSSTDVKIISDDFEEGSMLYNAFGGIAAILRYRTGY is encoded by the coding sequence ATGGAAGAGACGCAAGAGATGGATATGGCGCGAAAGCGCTATGAATTTAAAAAGACGCTTGAGAGACTTGCGGAGAAGGAAGGGAGCGGTACCGAGCTGATCACACTCTATATACCCCCGGACAAGCAGATATCCGACGTGACCGCCCAGCTCCGTGACGAGTTCGGGCAGTGCTCAAACATCAAAAGCAAGCAGACCCGGACAAACGTTCAGAGTGCCATATCCTCCATCCTCTCCCGTCTCAAATACTACAAGCGCCCGCCGGAGAACGGCATAGCCGTCTTCTGCGGCACGATCAACATCGGAGGCGACCGCACCGACCTTCAGTGCGAGATCATCGAACCGCCCGAACCGCTCAATACGTACATGTACCGGTGCAGTTCCTCCTTCGAACTCGAACCCCTCCAGCAGATGCTCGGTGAGAAGGAGGTCTACGGCCTCATCGTCATCGACCGGCGCGAAGCCTACGTCGGCTTTCTTAGGGGCAACCGGATCGAGCCGGTCCGCGGCGTCACCTCGACGGTTCCGGGCAAGCAGCGGAAAGGCGGGCAGTCGAGCGTCCGTTTCCAGCGGCTGCGGCTGATCGCCATCAACGAGTTCTACAAGAAGGTCGGGGATCTCGCAACCGAGGTCTTCCTCGCCGAGAAGGACTTCTATGAGCGGTTCAAGGGCGTGCTGATCGGCGGCCCGACCCCGACCAAAGAGGAGTTCGAGGCGGGCGGCTACCTCCACCACGAACTTCAGAAGCGGATCATCGGGCTCTTCGACGTCTCGTATACGAACGAGTCCGGGCTTGCCGAACTTGTTGAGAACGCTTCGGACGCCTTAAAAGGCCTTGATATCATCAAGGAGAAGAACGTGATGAACCGGTTTCTCCAGGAACTGGTCAAGGACGACGGGGCTGCAGCCTACGGCGAGGAGAGCGTCAGGAAGAACCTGGAGCTCGGCGCCGTCGACACGCTCCTCCTCTCCGAGCGGCTCCGGCGAGCACGGGTGAAACTTGCCTGTCCGAACAGCGACTACACCGAGGAGCGGACGATCAGCCTCGAGCCCGGCAAGCACATCAAGGATCTCGACTTCGGCACCTGTCCAAACGACGGCGGGCAGCTCTATGTGGCGGAGGAGAGCGACATCATCGACGAGTTGACCGCGCTCGCCGACCAGAGCAGCACAGATGTCAAGATCATCTCCGATG